The genomic region ctcttgtttaatttttccatttctaatgTCTTTACCATTCTAGCAAAAAAGTCTTCTAAAGAGTCACTGAGGCATTCAAATTGGAGCTGAAAGTCAGGGTACATACAGTCTGACCTGTGCACAATGAGCTTGCTGTCATAACACAGTTCAAGTTTTGTAGGCAATGTGCAGATTGCTGGTGaggtcagaaaaaaagccacagaaaatatGCACTTGTTTTTGtcttaaataaaaagtaaaaagtaacaTTGATTACTAAAAGGGATATACCTAGAGTGGGAATAGACTTAAAACCCCCAGTTCCCTATAGAGGTCTTGTTTATTACAGCCACACTTGAGACTGTGACTACAGCCAAGGAAACAACTGAAAAGGGCTGTATTGTCATCCTGCATTTACTTCTTAAAGCATCACTAACTTGCCTACAAAACTACTCAAActacaagtaaaaaaaaaaagtcttcctcaTACCCAGCATAGCCAGCTCACCTTCATATCTGGAGAACAAGATTATGTTAATTCTGCTTTGCACATTACAAGTAAATCTTAAGGGCAAAATGTGTTGCTTACCACAGACCAtgcagcatttctgcagctgccctggATTAGTTCACTGGTGTTGTTTTGTTAACAAGCTGGGAAGAGGTaggaaaacaccaaaaaagcaaacacagatgCTGAGACAAttaatttggaaacaaaattaaCGTCACTTTTTCTGGTTACAAACACACCAAATCCAGCTGAAGTAAGTAGGGGGGGGGCATATAAACACAATCTAGTAAggtaaaattataaaaatggtAATAAAGCAAAAACTTTTAAACTAAGCCTCTTCTTCCATATTACAGCATTACCTTgcatgcaggtttttttttacaaacagcAACAACTGAAAGGAGAAACTTACTCAGTCAGAACATTTAATGGTTTGGCAGAACAGTAGCATGACAGTAACATTCATCTACAGCCCACGAAATTATAAAGCAGCCTCCAATTCTGTATACTTGTATATATGCATCAGCaattttagaaaacaattttGTTCTCTGTGTAAGGTAAAGTGTATGTAACTCACTCTCACAATTCCTCCCCAAGTGAATTCTATTATTTTCAAGAGTAAATGACAAATCAATGGTTTTACAGTTGTTTGTCTGATTTTACACTGTATGTCCTTGAAAGGTTCACTTAGTTAATTTAGCACCTGTAGTTTAGCTTGGGGGTCACATTACAGTGGTTTCtgaggaacaaaataaaaatgtttggaaTATCTTACCCGCAGTGACTAAGTAAGCATCTGGAACAGTGATGTCGCAGACGTAGGGCTGCCTCGTAGTGGTCACAGCAGAGGTTATGACCACGGGTTCAGATGGAGTAGTGGTCACCAGAGGGGTGGAGGAGAATGTCCCCAGGCTGCCTGTGGCACTGGCAGCAGTGGTTGTAGGGACGCTGGTGGGAGCAGCTGATGCATCAGTGCCAGCAGCTACACTGCTTCCTGCTGGAACTTCATATCCAGTGGGAGGGCTGGAAGTCAGAGGAAACTCTGTGGAAGCAAACGACGTGTTCACAGGCAGAGATGCTGTAGGAGAGGGCATCATCACACTGCTGGTGTCGGCACGTGGCGTCAGGCTGTGGGGGTCTGCGGGAGGAAGGGCTGTGTGGGCACTGCCCTCACTGCGAGATGTGAAAAGCAGCGTAGGGTTAATCGTAGCACCAATATCCTCATCAGAAGCCAGATCAGttgagagcagagctgaagatACATTTAAGACAGGAGTTGCTGGAAAGGTAGTAAACAGAGAGATTAGATTTGTTTCACCAAGCAAGATGCTGCTGGTAACAGACTGGGTGTCAGAAGTGGGCAGCACCGGGGTAGGAACCACGGAATGAAAGGCAGAGAGCGAAGGTTCCAGCTGAGAGGTAGCTCCTGTAGCAGTTGAGGTAAATGCAACTTCAGAGCCTGCTGACACTACTGAGGGTGCTTCCAGAAACAGAGACGACTCAGGGTGAAAATCTGAGGATGGCATTATTTCAGGAACATGTGCACCTGGAATAGAGGATGCATTAAAATAGAAGTATGATGTTTGGCCAAGAAGGGACTGAGAAACCTCAGCatcagtggcagagctggcaaTGGTAGCTGAGTCCCAGCTGGAAACATCCTCAGAAAGTATTGATGTCCCAGTCAACAATGTCTGAGGTAAAAGTGTTGAAAAATCACTTCTTACGAAGGAGTAAGAATTTATCATGGCCAGTGATAAAGACAAGTAGCTAGGTTCAATAAGAAATGGTGTTGATGAAAGACTGgatgaaaaatctgaaatatttaatgatgGTACTTCCCTTGTTGATGTCTTATCAAGAAAAACCACAGATTCTGATGGCATTAACTCTGGCAAGTCCAGCAAAGTTGTACGACTGACTGCCAACGATGCTACCACCTCACTTGGAGTGAAGGTAGAGTCTAACAGAACTGTGGTGGCATCATGAAGTTCCACATGAGTGCTTGGTGTCAACAAAACTGTTTCCAAAAGGGAAaactcagcagcagaaatgttCAGTGATGTTCCTTCAGGGAGCTGATGGTAAGAAGCAGAAATTGTTGTAGGTGTTCTGTTGCTAAGAACAGTGTCCGTAGCACTTAACACAAACATGTGTGAAAGGGGCATTTCTGCAAAtcttgaagaaaatgaaataactgGTCTTGATGGAAAAGAAGTATCAAAAGTTTCAGGTGTAGACTCCTCTAATTCATACCCATCAGTAATTATAGTTGTATATGGAGTTTTGCCTTGTATTTCAGAGGCTTTGATGGACAAAGTTTCAACATAATCACCTGAGCCCACATCTTCTTGTTCAGGGGAAAAGCCTGCTTCTGGCAGAAGTGAAACTGAGTCACAATACAGACAAGAACTGTACGATCTGGTGAAAGGCACTGGACTCATGAGCTCACTAACAAGCTCTGGTTGACTTCGTGTGTCTGAACTGGCAGGCAAATTTGGTGTTGTACTGGAGAATTCACGTGTAAACAGGCTGGCATGAAGAATTGCATTAGAGTCTGCAGAAATGGCAGCTGAGTGAAGCAGAAAAGATGCAAGTGGAAGActaagaagagagaaaacaggcTCAGCACTGGCTGCTGAAGCCGGAGTGGCCCAAGGAATGCTTGGAGTGGGGTGGGTCCTTAGATGGAGAGtttctgctgccctgctgctcacatGGCTGTACGTGTCACTGTACAGACCTGCTCCTTGTGCTGTGGCACCTGGGGTCACAGGGCCAGTTTTATCCAGCAGCCTGAGAGGAAGAGGTGACGCTTCTGAAGCAGCCCCAAAAGGCAGAGCTGTTAATTCTGTGTCGACGTTCTCCTGTTCTGTAGCTCCCACCTCTGAAGGAATGGAAGTGAAATAAATAGCTGTATTTGAAGGGTACAATGGCAAGTCTCTGGCTTCAGTTAGCTTTTCACTATCTGGTAAAAAAGGCTTCAATCCTGTAAGAGTGTTACTGTGTTCAGGAACAGCACTCAACGGAGtcttttgctgtgctgcttttgagaTACCGTATGGAGAAAAAAGGACTGACAATGAAGGTGTTAGCAACACAGTATCTAATGTTTCTCTTGGTGGCTCTACTGTATTAACTGAGTGATGATCTGTTAAAACTGCAAAAGACTTCAGAGGAGGAGTCCAGTGTGCCTTCGGAAATGAGCTAATAAATTCATTGTTGCTTAAGAATGCCTCATTGTTTGTTATGGAGACATCTACCAACGGCATGCTTCTCCCTTCTGAAATCCTGGCCATTTCTTCTTGGTTAAGTAAAGTCACATCAAAGGGAGTGGTAGCTGATGATAAAACCgtctgaaaaatattactttctTGAGAGTCCAAAGTACTTTTTGATAAGGCTGTTTGTGTCCTGCTGCCTGATATGCTTTGGTGCACCTTTGAGTCCAttgagaaaatggaaaagttttGCTGCTCCAGGGATCTCTCAGCTAAgtagagaaaacaaacaaacaaaaaaacccactggaTTAGCACTGGTAGTAAAATCCCAATGAGCAAATCTCACACAGAGGATTTCTGGAGACAAATGACCAGAATTCAAGGGCTGAGACAAAACCTTCAGGAGCAAGTCAGCACAAATAGTAAAACTGCCTGTGAAACTCCATTCCCAGGACAACATGACTTCCTCTCAATGTGCACATACTTGTCTCTCTACAGCAACACTCAGTAAGCCCTGAGGAAGTACAGAAACTGGGGCTCCCTCTTACCTCTGTAAGGCTACAGTCCATGACAGCTAATGGTctcacaaagcaaacaaacaaacaaaaaaaaggaacaatgtAGGGAAACATTTCACATAACTTAAGgtcttctgctttcctttagTATCACTTCATTTCCtctggttttattatttcttaatattGGGCTCATGAGCAGATCTGCTTGTTTCAAGGACTATATCCTCCCAGTATCAGAAATAAGTGACACGTTCATGAGAGACTAAGAGGGTTCCCTTTAGGTAATGTGGACCTTGCCTTACCTAAAGGCCAGGTATCAACTGCAAGAATTTGCCAAGTAACACATCCAGTAGTTACACTTGCATTGTCAGCCATTCATTTAACTTGTGGGCTTTTAGCAGTCAGTGACAACTTGCTGCACCACATAACTGCCATCTTTATTCACATCTGCAGCAAAAGTACTCTGTTTATGGGCCTCCTGTAAGAAAATTTTCCCTGCTCCAgtagaaggagaaaaagctaaaaattcACCCAACAGTTTAACAAGATACTTGTAAAAATCGTATTTGAATATGATTTGCATATCTTAACTATAATTCCTCCTTTCTCATAGAAGTGTTCCTGGATTACACAGAAGATCTGGGTAGCAGCCTTTCCAACCACAGATgtattttgcagagaaaaggtTGATTATTGCTTGCGTACTTTTCTGAAATGTCAAGATTGGATTTGTGCTCTTCAGAGCTGAATATTAAAGGAAATCACAGAGAATTGCTGCAGGACATTTTTCTAGGATACGTGCAAAGGCTTTGTCCTAAAATTATCTATCCCACCTGATCATCCTGTTTTCATATGGGAGAGACCATACAGTGCTGGTGGAACCTACtgacaacacacacacacacacacaaaaagctgGAGGAGGGTGAATGGAGGTGGAAATCCCTCTCAGTTAAACCACCAGGGATCAgtctaaaattaaaatgagcaCACACAGTATAAAGTGCTGGACAGTGATGCAGTACAGGGCTCAACTGTAACTACATTTGTAACCAATTAAAGGTTGAATGAACTCCGGAACCAAACTCAGAACTCCAGCACAAGAAGCTCACCTCTCTCTTACGTACTGCGATCAGCCTAACAACATTTTCCAAAGGTGATAAACTTCTGTTATGATTCCCCCCTACTGGTCTATTTGCTGAATTCCTTGACACAATGTTTCACATGCTGATAAAAAGGACTTGGTAAATTTTGAAGCTGCTGATCTGAAAAGCACAATTACAATACATGCACTGAGCTAATACCACTGTACCACTAGTTACACAATCAAATATTGTACCGTAATTATGTACTGTATTTTACAGATCTCATGCATAATGTTTTACAGCATAGCAGATCTATTCTCTCAAGTAGTCCCaatccattttttcctcctgaaaatcACTGGAGGCATTGCCAGCTTAATGATACTTAGTTGTGGTGTGAGGATAAAAATACACTGCTGTACAATGTCctcaggggaaaaacaaaacaaaaaacccaaacatgttttaaaacaaaacaaaaaccaaaaaggtaCACTCTTGTAAAAAACAGACAAATACACAAGTCCACAGGTGACTTAGAATCagagagaatcatagaattggctgggttggaagggacttcagagatcatcaagtccaacccttgatccactaccactgcagttaccaaaccatggcactgagtgccacatccagcctctttttaaatatctccagggacagagaatccactacttccctgggcagcccattccaatgcctgatcaccctctctgtaaagaaattctttctaatgtccaacgtaaacctcccctggcacaacttgagaccgtgccctcttgtcttgctgagagttgcctgggaaaagagaccaacccccccctggctacaccctcctttcagggagctgtagagagtgatgaggtctcccctgagcctcctcttctccaggctgaacagccccagctccctcagcctcacctcacagtacttgtgctggagtcccttacccagcctggttgccctcccttggacctgctccaggacctcaatctccttcctgaactgaggggcccagaaatggacacaggactcgaggtgtggcctcaccagtgctgagtacaagggCAGAATCCCtgccctggacc from Heliangelus exortis chromosome 1, bHelExo1.hap1, whole genome shotgun sequence harbors:
- the KIAA1549 gene encoding UPF0606 protein KIAA1549 homolog isoform X3; translation: MEGLTRFVVASAAAARWRPALPALLPLLLAVPALRGSPAAAERSLEQQNFSIFSMDSKVHQSISGSRTQTALSKSTLDSQESNIFQTVLSSATTPFDVTLLNQEEMARISEGRSMPLVDVSITNNEAFLSNNEFISSFPKAHWTPPLKSFAVLTDHHSVNTVEPPRETLDTVLLTPSLSVLFSPYGISKAAQQKTPLSAVPEHSNTLTGLKPFLPDSEKLTEARDLPLYPSNTAIYFTSIPSEVGATEQENVDTELTALPFGAASEASPLPLRLLDKTGPVTPGATAQGAGLYSDTYSHVSSRAAETLHLRTHPTPSIPWATPASAASAEPVFSLLSLPLASFLLHSAAISADSNAILHASLFTREFSSTTPNLPASSDTRSQPELVSELMSPVPFTRSYSSCLYCDSVSLLPEAGFSPEQEDVGSGDYVETLSIKASEIQGKTPYTTIITDGYELEESTPETFDTSFPSRPVISFSSRFAEMPLSHMFVLSATDTVLSNRTPTTISASYHQLPEGTSLNISAAEFSLLETVLLTPSTHVELHDATTVLLDSTFTPSEVVASLAVSRTTLLDLPELMPSESVVFLDKTSTREVPSLNISDFSSSLSSTPFLIEPSYLSLSLAMINSYSFVRSDFSTLLPQTLLTGTSILSEDVSSWDSATIASSATDAEVSQSLLGQTSYFYFNASSIPGAHVPEIMPSSDFHPESSLFLEAPSVVSAGSEVAFTSTATGATSQLEPSLSAFHSVVPTPVLPTSDTQSVTSSILLGETNLISLFTTFPATPVLNVSSALLSTDLASDEDIGATINPTLLFTSRSEGSAHTALPPADPHSLTPRADTSSVMMPSPTASLPVNTSFASTEFPLTSSPPTGYEVPAGSSVAAGTDASAAPTSVPTTTAASATGSLGTFSSTPLVTTTPSEPVVITSAVTTTRQPYVCDITVPDAYLVTAVLARRAVLQNVSESIREVLRVQFRRSVELEVYKIAPKFAFLVTSGPFVYTAIAVINVLVNSSLLRGETPMILSLHPSFTVPDNRFQVQTVLQFVPRNVDIGFCNFSRRIEKGLTMAFMEVSKRQEFYNFTVQILNITLSRPGAAFRQGPVSIVFAIRDRYGFLNGSEVSEQLRNLSVVEFSFYLGFPVQQIAEPFHYPKLNVSQLMKSSWVRTVLLGVIDQRIQEEVFQAEMERKLAHLLHEALARGRIWRRASFAGSNIVQIVNVSRLAGVDNPVELIYFVEDQDGERLSALKCSDLMNRVDIQRAAIILGYRIEGAVAQPVEKMKEPASDSQNGNLWIIVGVAVPVAVVLLIVIILYWKLCRTDKLEFQPDTMSNIQQRQKLQGPSVKGFDFAKQHLGQHNKDDVLIIHEPAPLPGPTKDTTPSENGDVPSPKSKASSKPSKTVRHRGRISPSDADSTASEQSSGRETGEETARPSTTANEGKPRRAVKKGPPQTSSGNEQHSSASIFEHVDRMSRSSDASRRVPSKIQLIAMQPMAAPPVQNSVLSDRVAETNKINKEIQTALRHKSEIEHHRNKIRLRAKRKGHYEFPVVDDVVVVDSKEQHRIYRKAQMQIDKILDPGGSVPTVFIEPRKSSRAKRSPKQRRRHQINGSPIDAEKDRLITTDSDGTYKRPPGVNNSAYIVF